The Thermoflavifilum sp. genome contains a region encoding:
- a CDS encoding CDP-alcohol phosphatidyltransferase family protein translates to MKQLPNVLTLGNLFCGTLSLVFILQSPCYISSYNGQDYLVTAPEPLFWGSVLIGIAAILDFADGFVARWMKANSEMGKQLDSLADIVTFGVAPAMILFQLLKNAYMQLPDAINVSIINLAFTLLLPCFAAWRLARFNIHQATQHYFIGLPTPAAGLVVASFPLILLKDTFHLSTYLQNIWILYAILVVLCYLMVCRWPMFSFKFNNFNWKNNWYRYVWVILFVASIIWLHAAAGICGLVLYIMLSLLARKQLLTE, encoded by the coding sequence ATGAAGCAATTACCAAATGTACTTACACTCGGGAATTTGTTTTGCGGGACTTTATCGCTCGTGTTTATCCTTCAATCACCCTGTTATATTTCCAGTTACAATGGTCAGGATTATCTTGTCACGGCACCCGAGCCACTGTTCTGGGGATCAGTATTGATTGGCATTGCAGCCATCCTGGATTTTGCCGATGGTTTTGTGGCACGATGGATGAAAGCAAATTCTGAGATGGGGAAACAACTCGATTCACTCGCCGATATCGTAACCTTCGGCGTTGCACCGGCCATGATTTTATTCCAGTTGTTGAAAAATGCATATATGCAATTGCCCGATGCAATCAATGTAAGCATCATCAATCTTGCTTTTACCCTGCTGCTGCCCTGTTTTGCGGCATGGCGACTGGCACGGTTCAATATTCATCAAGCAACACAACATTATTTCATCGGGCTGCCCACGCCTGCAGCTGGTTTGGTAGTGGCCAGTTTTCCGTTGATCCTGTTGAAAGATACTTTTCATCTATCTACCTATTTGCAAAACATCTGGATCTTATATGCCATACTTGTTGTGCTCTGTTATCTGATGGTTTGCCGCTGGCCTATGTTTTCATTTAAATTCAACAATTTCAACTGGAAAAACAACTGGTATCGATATGTGTGGGTGATATTATTTGTAGCAAGCATCATCTGGTTACACGCTGCTGCAGGAATATGTGGATTGGTGCTTTACATTATGTTATCTTTGCTGGCCAGAAAACAACTGCTTACCGAATGA
- the purS gene encoding phosphoribosylformylglycinamidine synthase subunit PurS: MKFIAHIDVMPLRELLDPQGKAVHAALQQLGLTQTQDVRIGKHIELTLESADADQAKQIAQQACEQLLANPVMEYAHIHIVPAPDSQAS; encoded by the coding sequence ATGAAATTCATTGCACACATTGACGTGATGCCGCTCAGGGAATTGCTCGACCCACAGGGAAAAGCCGTGCATGCAGCATTACAACAATTAGGATTGACACAGACGCAGGATGTGCGTATCGGCAAACATATTGAACTAACGCTGGAATCAGCCGATGCGGATCAGGCGAAGCAGATTGCACAACAGGCCTGTGAACAGCTGCTTGCCAATCCCGTCATGGAATATGCACACATCCATATTGTGCCTGCACCCGATAGCCAAGCATCATAA
- the rsmI gene encoding 16S rRNA (cytidine(1402)-2'-O)-methyltransferase, which produces MHLYVVPTPVGNLEDITLRALRILQQVDLILAEDTRTSGFLLKHYQIQKPLRAYHQHNEHAIVKQIVEELKKGTTMALLSDAGTPGISDPGFLLIREAIAADIPVECLPGPTAFVPALVCSGLPMQRFCFEGFLPVKKGRTHLLQELSRETRTLVLYESPHRLLRTLQDLMHHLGENRKCCVSREISKKFEEHLRGTLREVFTQIQQKEIRGEYVLIIEGSPH; this is translated from the coding sequence ATGCACCTTTATGTTGTACCCACACCTGTAGGCAATCTGGAAGATATCACCCTGCGCGCATTGCGCATTCTGCAGCAGGTTGATCTCATTCTGGCCGAAGATACCCGCACATCAGGTTTCTTGCTTAAACATTATCAAATTCAAAAACCCTTACGCGCCTATCATCAACACAATGAACACGCCATTGTGAAGCAAATCGTTGAGGAATTAAAAAAGGGGACTACCATGGCTTTGCTGAGTGATGCCGGCACGCCCGGCATTTCCGATCCGGGTTTTCTCCTGATCCGGGAAGCTATTGCCGCCGATATTCCGGTGGAATGCCTCCCCGGCCCTACGGCATTTGTGCCTGCGCTGGTTTGTAGCGGATTGCCGATGCAACGATTTTGTTTTGAAGGTTTCCTTCCGGTGAAAAAAGGTAGAACCCATTTGTTGCAAGAATTGAGTCGTGAAACACGTACCCTTGTGTTATATGAATCACCTCATCGCTTGCTGAGAACTTTACAGGATTTGATGCATCATCTGGGCGAAAACCGCAAATGCTGTGTAAGCAGAGAAATATCTAAAAAATTTGAAGAGCATCTGCGAGGTACACTCCGGGAAGTGTTTACACAAATCCAACAGAAGGAGATTCGTGGTGAATACGTGCTCATTATCGAAGGAAGTCCTCACTGA
- a CDS encoding PepSY-like domain-containing protein gives MKNKYVTALFMGLMICFAYPHALYAQITKIPDAVMQAFEQKYPDASEATFVNKLVETDVSFQINHVHYRARFSNKGEWQATLQESSFGQLPEAVQDGFHKSKYADWEIESVYVLYQPDKPVEYRVGVSRNAIQKKNLYFNSKGRLLHDNITL, from the coding sequence ATGAAAAACAAATATGTAACAGCCTTATTTATGGGTTTGATGATATGTTTTGCATATCCCCATGCATTATATGCACAGATCACTAAAATTCCCGATGCCGTGATGCAGGCGTTTGAACAAAAATATCCGGATGCCAGTGAAGCCACGTTTGTGAATAAACTCGTAGAAACAGATGTAAGTTTTCAAATCAATCATGTACATTATCGAGCACGATTCAGCAACAAAGGTGAATGGCAGGCTACATTGCAAGAATCAAGTTTTGGACAGCTGCCCGAAGCCGTGCAGGATGGATTTCATAAAAGCAAATATGCGGATTGGGAAATTGAATCGGTGTATGTTTTGTATCAACCCGATAAACCCGTTGAATACCGTGTAGGTGTATCGCGAAACGCCATTCAAAAAAAGAATCTGTATTTCAACAGCAAAGGAAGATTATTACACGACAACATTACCCTATGA
- a CDS encoding M1 family metallopeptidase produces the protein MHYKIAYLIGICSLCYYFSAHAQDAYWQQRVHYTIRAHLDVHTNRLTGHEHIIYENHSPDTLHQVFFHLYWNAFQPGSMMDVHSRQAGKMMLGITADGDTIRDWDSRVRDRIAHLSPDEMGYDSVIRISMNGIPQRFETHETILQVSLTQPILPHQQVSFDLDFKTQVNIQIRRSGRDNAEGVRYSMSQWYPKICEYDQQGWHPTPYVGREFYGVWGDYDVWLTLDKHYMVAATGYLQNANEIGYGYTAPGVPVKPPKGTELTWHFYAPNVHDFVWAADPDYVHLVDTAHNAAHTAIHVFYKNNSSQAEAWHTLLKAALRVLPYMEQHFGPYPYHQYSFIQGGDGGMEYPMATLIKGPSLGTAFHEWMHSWYQMMLGTNESLYPWMDEGFTTWAEGKISDDYYHRFADSIFKNTSEKIAILRRLDTSLPHGEASAYRGYFMLVRSGLAEPMTTHADHYETNFAYSQNAYSKGAVFLEQLGYIIGDSLRDKTLLNYYWKWRFKHPTPVDFIHVAEQTSGVKLDWYLEYWIYTTKTIDYAIDTVQPTGTGTRITLRKIGQMPMPIDLLITLKNGQQQFIYIPLDLMFGEKPAEDPTIPRTVLQAWRWTDPTYSFTLPIPYQQIHSIIIDPSKRMADIHPDDNEVEMKN, from the coding sequence ATGCACTATAAGATTGCTTATTTGATTGGCATCTGCAGCTTGTGCTATTATTTTTCTGCACATGCACAGGATGCTTACTGGCAGCAACGCGTGCATTATACCATTCGTGCACATCTTGACGTGCACACCAATCGCCTCACCGGTCATGAACATATCATTTATGAAAATCATTCACCCGATACCCTGCATCAGGTGTTTTTTCATCTGTACTGGAATGCTTTTCAGCCGGGCAGCATGATGGATGTACACAGCCGGCAAGCCGGTAAAATGATGCTGGGAATCACAGCCGATGGCGATACCATTCGCGACTGGGACAGCCGTGTGCGTGACCGCATCGCTCACCTGAGTCCCGACGAAATGGGCTACGACAGCGTGATTCGCATATCCATGAATGGTATTCCTCAACGTTTTGAAACACACGAAACCATTTTACAGGTATCGCTCACACAACCGATATTGCCGCATCAACAGGTAAGTTTTGATCTGGATTTTAAAACACAGGTGAATATTCAAATCCGCCGCAGCGGCCGCGATAATGCAGAAGGCGTGCGCTATTCCATGAGCCAGTGGTATCCCAAAATCTGTGAATACGACCAACAGGGCTGGCATCCTACACCCTATGTAGGACGCGAGTTTTATGGCGTATGGGGCGATTACGATGTATGGCTTACGTTAGACAAACATTATATGGTGGCAGCTACCGGCTATCTGCAGAATGCCAACGAAATCGGCTATGGTTATACAGCTCCCGGTGTGCCTGTAAAACCACCGAAAGGCACCGAACTCACCTGGCATTTTTATGCGCCCAACGTCCATGATTTTGTATGGGCGGCCGACCCCGATTATGTGCACCTGGTAGATACCGCTCATAATGCCGCACATACGGCGATTCATGTGTTTTATAAAAACAATTCCTCACAGGCCGAGGCCTGGCATACCTTACTGAAAGCGGCTTTGCGCGTATTACCCTATATGGAACAACATTTCGGTCCCTATCCTTATCACCAGTATAGCTTCATTCAGGGAGGTGATGGAGGCATGGAATATCCTATGGCCACACTGATCAAGGGACCCAGCCTGGGCACCGCATTTCATGAATGGATGCACAGCTGGTATCAGATGATGCTGGGTACCAACGAATCGCTCTACCCCTGGATGGACGAGGGTTTCACTACCTGGGCGGAAGGCAAAATCAGCGATGATTATTATCATCGTTTTGCAGATAGCATCTTCAAAAACACATCAGAAAAAATTGCCATCCTGCGACGACTGGACACCAGCCTTCCTCATGGAGAGGCCAGCGCATATCGGGGCTACTTTATGCTGGTGAGAAGCGGACTGGCCGAGCCCATGACCACCCATGCCGATCACTATGAAACCAACTTTGCTTACAGCCAGAATGCTTACTCAAAAGGAGCCGTGTTTCTGGAACAACTGGGCTATATCATCGGCGATAGCCTGCGCGATAAAACCTTATTGAATTATTACTGGAAATGGCGTTTCAAGCATCCTACCCCTGTTGATTTCATCCATGTTGCCGAACAAACGAGTGGTGTGAAACTCGACTGGTATCTGGAATACTGGATTTATACCACCAAAACCATTGATTATGCTATTGATACCGTGCAACCCACAGGAACCGGCACCCGCATCACGCTGCGAAAAATCGGACAAATGCCCATGCCTATTGACTTACTGATTACCTTGAAAAACGGACAACAACAATTCATCTATATTCCTCTCGACCTGATGTTTGGTGAAAAACCCGCTGAAGATCCCACCATACCTCGTACCGTGCTGCAGGCCTGGCGATGGACCGACCCCACATACAGTTTCACGTTACCCATACCTTATCAGCAAATTCACTCCATCATCATCGACCCATCGAAAAGAATGGCCGATATCCATCCAGATGACAATGAAGTAGAGATGAAAAACTAA
- a CDS encoding bifunctional alpha,alpha-trehalose-phosphate synthase (UDP-forming)/trehalose-phosphatase → MLFSRRKNKQKNIPYISSSLPRFDEGGLLTERRVIIVSNRLPVKVVVKSDGFHLQQSEGGLATGLSSVYKRNDNLWIGWPGAFLDANQRAQVNPLLEAEKLLPVYLTEEEIAAYYEGFSNETLWPLYHYFPSYTLYKKNDWEVYCAVNRKFAEHVLRVAREEDIIWVHDYQLCLVPELIREQLPNVTIGFFQHIPFPDFEIFRLLPWRKEILKGLLGADLIGFHTLDDTKHFIASCSRLLNLEVMMNRILVEGREVMVDTFPMGIDFEKFQNWARKERTLQNERRLRSLVGPLKIMISVDRLDYSKGILNRLEAFELLLEKHPQLRGKISFIQLVVPSRDQVPQYKWLKDEIDKRVSAINSRFSSFGWTPIYYFYRSFQMDMLSALYKTADIAMITPMRDGMNLVSKEYVASKIDQKGVLILSEMAGASKELLHAIIVNPNDIEAMVDALLQAIEMPEEEQAYRIRAMQEIIAKYNVYHWVNLFIETLEEVKQQQDRLITKMLNRQVTENMIRHYAQARKRILLLDYDGTLVPYFSDINQAIPDRELKRLLTTLARDPRNRVVVISGRTHETLAKWLGDIPVDLIAEHGVWRKDHGRDWQKFTELNTAWKPSIRHILEMYMHRTPGSFIEEKSYSLAWHYRNVSTELGEERARELVDNLKFFSSHHGLQVLSGNKVIEIKNADVNKGKAARELLKEQRYDFILAIGDDATDEDTFRAMPARAYTIRVGSALSAAQYYLRSYQEVRALLNNFAEANVEELIKK, encoded by the coding sequence ATGCTATTTAGCAGAAGGAAAAACAAACAAAAGAATATCCCTTACATCAGCAGTTCATTACCCCGTTTTGACGAGGGAGGCTTGCTCACAGAGCGCCGGGTGATTATTGTATCGAACCGGCTGCCCGTGAAAGTTGTGGTGAAATCCGACGGATTTCATTTGCAACAAAGCGAAGGCGGACTGGCAACGGGGCTGAGCAGCGTGTACAAACGGAATGATAACCTGTGGATCGGCTGGCCGGGTGCGTTTCTGGATGCCAATCAGCGCGCGCAGGTGAATCCACTCCTCGAAGCTGAAAAACTATTGCCCGTTTACCTTACCGAAGAAGAAATTGCAGCCTATTACGAAGGCTTCTCGAATGAAACGTTATGGCCACTCTATCACTATTTCCCCTCTTATACGCTTTATAAAAAGAATGATTGGGAAGTATATTGTGCGGTGAACCGCAAATTCGCCGAGCATGTGCTGCGCGTGGCTCGCGAAGAAGATATCATCTGGGTACATGATTATCAACTTTGCCTGGTACCTGAATTGATTCGCGAACAACTGCCCAATGTTACCATTGGATTTTTCCAGCATATTCCTTTTCCAGATTTTGAAATCTTCCGATTGCTACCCTGGCGGAAAGAAATCCTGAAAGGCCTGCTGGGTGCTGATTTGATAGGCTTTCACACCCTCGACGATACCAAACATTTCATCGCTTCCTGCTCGCGCCTGCTCAATCTGGAGGTGATGATGAATCGTATCCTGGTAGAAGGCCGGGAAGTGATGGTAGATACGTTTCCCATGGGTATCGATTTTGAAAAATTTCAGAACTGGGCACGGAAAGAACGTACACTACAAAATGAGCGACGGTTGAGAAGCCTGGTAGGCCCGTTGAAAATCATGATTTCAGTCGACCGACTCGACTATAGCAAGGGAATCCTGAACCGACTGGAAGCTTTTGAATTACTACTTGAAAAGCATCCACAATTGCGCGGGAAGATTTCTTTCATTCAACTCGTTGTGCCTTCACGCGATCAGGTACCCCAATACAAATGGTTGAAAGATGAAATCGATAAAAGAGTAAGCGCTATCAACAGCCGCTTCAGCAGCTTTGGATGGACACCCATCTATTATTTCTATCGTTCCTTCCAGATGGACATGCTTTCAGCCCTGTATAAAACGGCTGATATTGCTATGATTACACCCATGCGCGACGGCATGAACCTGGTGAGTAAGGAATACGTCGCAAGCAAAATTGATCAAAAGGGTGTACTTATCCTCAGTGAAATGGCGGGTGCTTCAAAAGAATTGTTACACGCCATCATCGTGAATCCAAACGATATTGAAGCCATGGTGGATGCCCTGTTGCAGGCCATTGAAATGCCGGAAGAAGAGCAGGCTTATCGGATTCGCGCCATGCAGGAAATCATCGCTAAATATAACGTATATCACTGGGTGAATTTATTCATTGAAACATTGGAAGAAGTGAAACAACAACAGGACAGGTTAATTACTAAAATGTTGAACAGGCAGGTTACCGAAAACATGATCAGACATTATGCTCAGGCCCGTAAACGCATCTTGTTGCTCGATTATGATGGAACACTCGTGCCGTATTTTTCAGACATCAATCAGGCCATACCCGATCGGGAACTGAAACGTTTGCTCACCACGCTCGCGCGCGATCCACGCAATCGGGTGGTAGTCATCAGCGGTCGTACACACGAAACACTTGCAAAATGGCTGGGCGACATACCGGTTGATTTAATTGCAGAACACGGGGTATGGCGTAAAGATCATGGACGCGACTGGCAAAAATTTACTGAGCTGAACACAGCATGGAAACCGAGCATCCGCCACATCCTGGAAATGTATATGCACCGTACACCCGGATCGTTCATCGAAGAAAAAAGTTACTCACTTGCCTGGCATTATCGTAACGTAAGCACAGAACTGGGTGAAGAACGAGCCAGAGAATTGGTGGATAACCTGAAATTCTTTTCCTCGCACCATGGCTTACAGGTGCTCTCTGGTAACAAGGTTATTGAAATTAAAAACGCTGATGTGAACAAAGGAAAAGCTGCGCGCGAATTGCTCAAAGAACAACGTTATGATTTTATCCTGGCTATTGGCGACGATGCTACGGATGAAGATACATTCCGTGCCATGCCTGCCAGAGCTTACACAATACGTGTAGGCAGCGCACTTTCCGCCGCACAATATTACCTGCGTTCTTATCAGGAAGTAAGAGCGCTGCTGAATAATTTTGCAGAAGCCAACGTGGAAGAGCTCATAAAAAAATAG
- a CDS encoding glycoside hydrolase family 15 protein — protein sequence MARHVYETGIIGNCSYIAHVHLNTNIEWLCWPRFDSSFIFGGLLDRSRGGEFSIRPQGEFTSRQYYIDNTNVLVTEISSSQGRYRVIDFAPRFVQYERYFKPLMLVRKIELLEGRPLIKITCRPMGNYGQIALHPYKGSNHMEYHGLSDPVRLTTDVPLTYIDENKHFVLNENKYLVLTYGSPLEAPLQHTADYFLEKTIEYWRQWIQTTGIENIYQEEVIRSSLALKIHQFEDTGAIIAASTTSLPEANGSGRNWDYRYCWLRDAYYILQAFNHIGHFEELERYFHFFENIAVSSRERFQPLYSITGESYLPEREIDLEGYLGNKPVRIGNQAAEQVQNDTYGQILVSLLPLYVDNRIKYRARVNAAEWVSNILHKIEAVMDEPDAGLWEFRNIRQYHCYTYLFHWAGACAAIKMADKIKHKSLRQLALKLKKRAAEKIEQCYDPQRRVYTEAIGSKHLDASTLQLILMNYLDPRSQRAKDHLRCLEQHLKAEDGLFYRYKHEDDFGKPETTFLVTAFWYVEVLAHMGRVKEAQENFEQLMKYTNHLGLLSEDVDARDGSQWGNFPQAYSHVGVMNAAYRIAKKIDRPIFL from the coding sequence ATGGCTCGACACGTATATGAGACCGGTATTATTGGCAATTGTTCTTACATCGCCCATGTACATTTGAATACCAACATTGAATGGCTGTGCTGGCCGCGGTTTGACAGCAGTTTTATTTTCGGCGGATTGCTCGACCGGTCGCGTGGCGGAGAATTTTCCATTCGTCCGCAAGGAGAATTCACTTCCCGACAATATTACATCGATAACACCAATGTACTGGTCACGGAAATCAGCAGCAGTCAGGGTCGTTATCGGGTCATTGATTTTGCTCCCCGCTTTGTGCAGTATGAGCGTTACTTCAAGCCACTGATGCTTGTACGCAAGATCGAGTTGCTGGAAGGACGTCCCCTGATCAAGATTACCTGTCGGCCGATGGGCAATTACGGACAGATAGCGTTGCATCCTTACAAAGGCAGCAATCACATGGAATATCACGGCCTGAGCGATCCCGTGCGGCTCACCACCGATGTGCCATTGACGTATATCGATGAGAACAAGCATTTTGTGTTGAATGAAAATAAATATCTGGTACTTACCTATGGTTCTCCACTCGAAGCCCCATTACAGCATACGGCCGATTATTTTCTGGAAAAAACCATTGAATACTGGCGGCAATGGATTCAGACCACCGGCATTGAAAATATTTATCAGGAAGAAGTGATTCGTTCATCGCTGGCTTTAAAAATTCACCAGTTTGAAGATACCGGTGCCATCATTGCAGCCAGCACCACCAGTTTGCCCGAAGCCAATGGCAGCGGGCGCAACTGGGATTATCGCTATTGCTGGTTGCGGGATGCATATTATATCCTGCAGGCTTTTAACCACATTGGTCACTTCGAAGAATTAGAACGTTATTTTCATTTCTTTGAAAATATTGCTGTGAGCAGCAGGGAACGTTTTCAGCCGTTATATAGCATTACGGGCGAGTCATATTTACCGGAAAGAGAAATTGATCTGGAAGGATATCTGGGCAATAAGCCCGTGCGTATTGGTAATCAAGCGGCTGAGCAGGTGCAGAATGATACCTACGGTCAGATACTTGTTTCGTTATTGCCGCTGTATGTTGATAATCGCATTAAATACCGAGCAAGGGTAAATGCGGCGGAATGGGTGAGCAATATCTTGCATAAGATTGAAGCGGTGATGGATGAACCTGATGCGGGGTTGTGGGAGTTTCGCAATATCAGGCAATACCATTGTTATACGTATTTGTTCCACTGGGCCGGTGCCTGTGCGGCTATCAAAATGGCCGATAAGATCAAGCATAAATCTTTACGTCAGCTGGCTTTAAAATTGAAAAAAAGAGCAGCTGAGAAAATCGAGCAATGTTATGATCCACAACGAAGGGTATATACAGAAGCCATCGGATCGAAACATCTGGATGCCAGCACCCTGCAGTTGATATTAATGAACTATCTGGATCCGCGCTCACAACGGGCTAAAGATCATTTACGTTGTCTGGAACAGCATCTGAAAGCGGAAGATGGATTGTTTTATCGATATAAACATGAAGATGATTTCGGCAAACCCGAAACCACTTTTCTGGTAACGGCATTCTGGTATGTGGAAGTACTGGCGCATATGGGACGTGTAAAAGAAGCGCAGGAAAACTTTGAACAGTTGATGAAATATACCAATCATCTGGGTCTGCTGAGTGAAGATGTGGACGCGAGAGATGGCAGCCAGTGGGGAAATTTTCCTCAGGCTTACAGCCATGTGGGTGTGATGAATGCCGCCTATCGGATCGCCAAAAAAATTGATCGGCCTATTTTTTTATGA
- the mnmA gene encoding tRNA 2-thiouridine(34) synthase MnmA — MSKHGRVLVAMSGGVDSTVTALMLHDQGYEVVGVTMKTWDYATSGSSHKETGCCNLDSFNDARAAAVQHGFPHYIIDIRDEFGHFVINNFIDEYLSGRTPNPCILCNTHIKWEALLRRADALHCDYIATGHYVNLKQENGRYFVSKGIDEHKDQSYVMWGLSQECLSRTLFPLGKYRKTEIREMALAYGFPELARKSESYEICFIPDNDYRGFLKRKVSGLESRTRGGKLVWQDGTVIGEHEGYPFYTVGQRKGLGVALGKPVYVTDIIPETNTVVLGEEHDLYRPAMEVYKLNWMKFTGLNGDMRAVIKVRYRDRGTPGVLRAGTDPLRVDFDSPVKGIAPGQSAVFYDGDDVIGGGIILRSLKN, encoded by the coding sequence ATGAGCAAGCATGGCAGGGTTCTGGTGGCGATGAGCGGTGGGGTCGACAGTACCGTTACGGCGCTGATGTTGCACGACCAGGGCTATGAAGTGGTGGGCGTAACCATGAAAACCTGGGATTATGCTACCTCGGGTAGCAGCCACAAAGAAACGGGCTGCTGCAACCTCGACTCATTCAATGATGCCCGGGCTGCAGCCGTTCAGCACGGTTTCCCGCATTATATCATCGATATCCGCGATGAATTCGGTCATTTCGTGATCAATAATTTTATCGATGAATATCTTTCCGGACGCACGCCCAACCCGTGTATCCTTTGCAATACCCATATCAAGTGGGAAGCCTTGCTCCGCAGGGCCGACGCCCTGCATTGCGACTATATCGCCACTGGTCATTATGTGAACCTGAAGCAGGAGAATGGCCGCTATTTCGTATCGAAGGGCATCGATGAGCATAAAGACCAGAGCTATGTGATGTGGGGCCTCAGCCAGGAATGCCTGAGCCGTACACTTTTCCCTCTGGGTAAATACCGTAAAACAGAAATCCGGGAAATGGCCCTGGCTTATGGCTTCCCCGAACTGGCCCGCAAAAGCGAAAGCTATGAAATTTGCTTTATCCCCGACAACGACTACCGGGGATTCCTGAAGCGGAAGGTCAGTGGACTGGAATCGCGTACCCGTGGCGGCAAACTCGTCTGGCAGGACGGTACCGTGATCGGCGAACATGAAGGGTATCCGTTTTATACTGTCGGGCAGCGCAAGGGACTGGGCGTGGCCCTGGGTAAGCCGGTTTATGTGACCGATATCATTCCCGAAACGAATACGGTGGTGCTGGGCGAAGAACACGACCTCTACCGCCCGGCGATGGAAGTGTATAAGCTCAACTGGATGAAGTTTACCGGGCTGAACGGCGATATGCGGGCCGTCATCAAGGTACGCTATCGCGACCGGGGTACACCCGGCGTCCTGCGCGCCGGTACCGATCCGCTGCGGGTGGATTTCGACTCGCCTGTGAAGGGCATCGCCCCCGGCCAATCGGCCGTCTTCTACGATGGCGACGACGTCATCGGCGGCGGCATCATCCTGAGAAGCCTGAAAAATTAA
- a CDS encoding methyltransferase domain-containing protein, whose protein sequence is MAMPSPTLFQAYVRQALSWLEAYTGDMPLHRYLKNAFRQQPKLGARDRRYISALIYDYFRMGHTLRNRSRLDKMLIGYFLCEQGPMPLIRAWQPEWLSTLPEGALPPPFQRTAWFPDFRIEELFRWSEHVTKGLSLQAFAERFLSQPHVFIRIRPGHASRVQALREGVAMLDAHTWALPAGVELEEQVSGEEGKDYVVQDYASQGVMRWLVEQLPSASVKHWTVWDCCAGSGGKSIFLADNLLLSRLMVTDIRPTILANLRRRFRQAGISAYVAAAVDVTREQELARIMGKQTYDLIVADVPCSGSGTWARTPEQLHFFAVERLNDFQALQKRLVTQAIRYLKPGGYLAYITCSVFRAENEEVADAVSREGLQCIGQRLITGYTVGGDSMYIALFRAG, encoded by the coding sequence ATGGCTATGCCTTCTCCCACCTTGTTTCAGGCTTATGTACGCCAGGCGCTGTCCTGGCTGGAGGCCTATACGGGCGATATGCCGCTACATCGGTACCTCAAAAATGCTTTCCGACAGCAACCCAAATTGGGCGCTCGTGATCGCCGCTATATTTCAGCGTTGATATACGACTATTTCCGGATGGGGCATACCCTGCGGAACCGTTCCCGGCTCGATAAGATGCTCATCGGCTATTTTCTTTGCGAGCAGGGCCCCATGCCCCTCATTCGGGCCTGGCAACCGGAATGGCTGTCAACCCTGCCCGAAGGCGCATTGCCTCCGCCATTCCAGCGGACAGCCTGGTTCCCGGATTTTCGAATTGAGGAATTGTTTCGCTGGAGTGAGCACGTAACGAAGGGGCTCTCCCTGCAGGCTTTTGCAGAGCGTTTTCTTTCGCAACCTCATGTGTTTATACGTATCCGTCCGGGGCATGCGTCGCGGGTTCAGGCTTTACGGGAAGGAGTGGCTATGCTGGATGCACATACCTGGGCGTTGCCGGCTGGCGTGGAACTCGAAGAACAGGTGTCGGGCGAGGAGGGAAAGGATTATGTCGTGCAGGATTACGCCTCGCAGGGCGTCATGCGATGGCTGGTCGAGCAGTTGCCATCGGCATCCGTTAAACATTGGACGGTGTGGGATTGCTGTGCCGGCAGCGGCGGTAAATCGATTTTCCTGGCCGATAACCTGCTTTTATCCCGGCTGATGGTGACGGATATTCGTCCTACCATCCTGGCCAACCTGCGCCGGCGTTTCCGGCAGGCCGGCATCAGTGCTTATGTGGCTGCGGCTGTGGATGTGACTCGTGAGCAGGAGCTTGCTCGCATCATGGGAAAACAAACATACGACCTCATCGTGGCCGACGTGCCCTGCAGCGGCAGCGGCACCTGGGCGCGTACGCCCGAGCAACTGCATTTCTTTGCAGTGGAACGATTGAACGATTTTCAAGCATTACAGAAACGGCTGGTGACACAGGCTATCCGCTATCTCAAACCCGGAGGTTACCTGGCTTATATCACCTGTTCGGTGTTTCGGGCCGAAAATGAAGAAGTGGCCGATGCCGTCAGCCGGGAGGGCTTGCAATGTATAGGCCAGCGGCTCATCACCGGATATACGGTGGGCGGCGATTCGATGTATATCGCCCTGTTTCGGGCTGGTTAA